In Hallerella succinigenes, the following are encoded in one genomic region:
- a CDS encoding FISUMP domain-containing protein — MISLIRLLERKIVNREDIFMMKIGILILCFAVLSTAGSFKDKRDGQIYKTVKIGNQVWMAQNLNYAVDNGYGSWCYDNEYRNCKKYGRLYTYYTAMNACPSGWHLPSESEWETLFAFVGGLQTAGYVLRSKYYAGDNRYKFNILLAGSYNRYDGIMYQDGRDRWEFSYKGQWAIFRTSSSNVGYYFPGQYTNVVRDNTVEEYQGVSVRCIKDY; from the coding sequence GTGATTTCCTTAATTCGTCTGCTAGAAAGAAAAATCGTAAATAGGGAAGATATTTTTATGATGAAAATAGGGATACTGATACTTTGCTTTGCGGTTTTATCTACAGCAGGTTCATTTAAGGATAAAAGAGATGGTCAAATTTATAAGACCGTAAAAATTGGCAACCAAGTATGGATGGCGCAGAATCTGAATTATGCGGTTGATAACGGATATGGGAGCTGGTGCTACGACAACGAATATCGAAATTGTAAAAAATATGGACGGCTTTACACATACTACACGGCAATGAACGCCTGCCCATCTGGATGGCATTTGCCGTCTGAATCAGAATGGGAAACTCTATTTGCATTTGTTGGCGGACTACAGACTGCGGGCTACGTATTACGTTCAAAATATTATGCGGGAGATAATCGTTACAAGTTTAATATTTTATTAGCAGGTTCTTACAATCGTTACGATGGTATTATGTATCAAGATGGCAGGGATAGATGGGAGTTTAGTTATAAAGGCCAATGGGCAATTTTTAGAACATCCTCTAGTAATGTGGGGTATTATTTTCCAGGACAATATACGAACGTTGTTCGAGATAACACTGTTGAGGAATATCAAGGCGTATCTGTTCGTTGTATAAAGGACTACTGA
- a CDS encoding aminoacyl--tRNA ligase-related protein: MGSNEIWDKAEAALAEATKLAGLDYILNPGEGVFYGPKLEFTLKDSLGRDWQCGTIQVDFNLPQRLGAEYVGKDNQKHIPVMLHRAAVGSIERFLGILIEDR, translated from the coding sequence GTGGGTTCCAACGAAATCTGGGACAAGGCGGAAGCCGCCCTCGCCGAAGCGACGAAGCTCGCTGGCCTCGACTACATTTTGAATCCGGGCGAAGGCGTCTTCTACGGCCCGAAGCTTGAATTCACGCTGAAGGACAGCCTCGGTCGTGACTGGCAGTGCGGTACGATCCAGGTGGACTTCAACTTGCCGCAGCGCCTTGGTGCCGAATATGTCGGCAAGGACAACCAGAAGCACATTCCGGTGATGCTCCACCGTGCAGCTGTCGGTTCCATCGAACGCTTCCTCGGCATTTTGATTGAAGACAGATGA
- a CDS encoding His/Gly/Thr/Pro-type tRNA ligase C-terminal domain-containing protein, producing MGDFPLWLAPVQARVLPISEKFVDYAKKVEKELVNAGVRVEVDESNEKLGYKIRQCELQKVPYKIIVGEKEQAEGVIAVNKRKEGDKGQMTVAQFLEMTEDDRKVVR from the coding sequence ATGGGCGATTTCCCGCTATGGCTCGCTCCGGTTCAGGCCCGCGTGCTACCGATTTCCGAGAAGTTCGTTGACTACGCGAAGAAGGTCGAGAAGGAACTCGTGAACGCCGGCGTCCGCGTGGAAGTGGACGAAAGCAACGAGAAGCTCGGCTACAAGATCCGCCAGTGCGAACTCCAGAAGGTGCCGTACAAAATTATTGTAGGCGAAAAGGAACAGGCTGAAGGCGTTATCGCAGTCAACAAGAGAAAGGAAGGCGACAAGGGTCAGATGACCGTCGCCCAGTTCCTCGAAATGACCGAAGACGACAGAAAAGTCGTGCGCTAG
- a CDS encoding GNAT family N-acetyltransferase → MLIGRLAVSKDFQGHGIGSEILDFLKIWFSDSHNKTGCRFLAVDAYNAQSVLKFYGNNEFSFIFKSENEERASLQLHESEPLRTRMMCCDLFHYAEALRNNK, encoded by the coding sequence GTGCTAATCGGTCGCCTTGCTGTAAGCAAGGATTTTCAAGGACATGGTATCGGTTCAGAAATCTTAGACTTTCTAAAGATTTGGTTTTCAGACTCTCACAATAAAACTGGTTGCAGGTTTCTTGCTGTTGATGCCTACAACGCCCAATCTGTCTTAAAATTCTATGGAAATAATGAGTTTTCGTTCATTTTCAAATCCGAAAACGAAGAGCGAGCTAGTTTACAGTTGCACGAGAGCGAACCTTTACGCACTCGCATGATGTGTTGCGATTTGTTCCATTACGCAGAAGCCCTTAGAAATAACAAGTAG